The following coding sequences lie in one Mucilaginibacter sp. KACC 22773 genomic window:
- a CDS encoding RrF2 family transcriptional regulator: MAIFSKTCEYAIRAVFYIAHKTVADGSRVGIKDIAAGIDSPELYLGKILQDLSRKGLISSAKGPHGGFFIEPAALKRPLSDIVEAVDGDSLFHGCGLGLKQCSEIKPCPLHNEFKDIRTRIFVLLNTTTIGEFNTELIDGLLSLKK, from the coding sequence ATGGCAATTTTTTCAAAAACATGTGAGTATGCAATAAGGGCCGTGTTTTATATAGCTCATAAAACGGTGGCCGACGGCAGCAGGGTAGGTATCAAGGATATAGCTGCCGGAATTGATTCGCCCGAGTTGTATTTAGGCAAAATATTGCAGGATTTGAGTAGAAAAGGTCTTATTAGCTCGGCTAAAGGCCCGCATGGCGGTTTTTTTATTGAACCGGCCGCATTAAAAAGGCCCTTGAGTGATATTGTAGAGGCTGTTGATGGCGACAGTTTGTTTCATGGCTGCGGTTTAGGGCTTAAGCAATGTTCGGAAATTAAGCCCTGCCCACTGCACAATGAATTTAAAGATATCAGGACCCGGATATTCGTGTTGTTAAATACTACCACCATAGGCGAGTTTAACACAGAGTTGATAGATGGTTTATTGTCCTTAAAGAAATAA
- the hmpA gene encoding NO-inducible flavohemoprotein, with protein sequence MTNDQKALILATVPILKEHGVPLTTHFYTRMFKHNPELKNMFNMGNQQTGKQQTALAMAVLAYAENIANPSVMLPVVDRIGQKHISLDIRPEHYAIVGNHLLASISEVLGDAATPEILEAWKVAYNQLAALMGGHEANLYQDQVLKPNGWTGWRLFKVGRKEMESAEICSFYLYPADGGKVPHHKPGQYISIKLFLPQLNISQIRQYSISSAPNDDYYRISVKREAGANVDVNGMISNLLHDEITEGKQVELTSPAGNFTLPDNLDTPVMFISGGVGLTPLMSMVQHLTQKGTKQPITWLHGCRNESVHAFKDNINELAINNSNFNQHIFYDAPSPENIAEDIHDGYLDIKRIEDLQHHPQTRYYLCGPSFFIQKQFNDLRESGINADKIFFEEFGPQLLQLN encoded by the coding sequence ATGACAAACGATCAAAAAGCGCTCATCCTTGCCACAGTTCCAATCTTGAAAGAACATGGCGTACCACTAACTACTCATTTTTATACCAGGATGTTTAAACACAATCCCGAGTTAAAAAACATGTTTAACATGGGAAACCAGCAAACAGGTAAACAACAAACCGCCCTGGCCATGGCCGTACTTGCTTATGCAGAAAATATTGCCAATCCATCTGTAATGTTACCCGTGGTTGACAGGATTGGCCAAAAGCATATCAGTTTAGATATCCGGCCAGAGCATTATGCCATAGTGGGCAACCACCTGCTGGCATCTATCAGCGAGGTTTTAGGCGATGCTGCTACCCCCGAAATTTTAGAAGCCTGGAAAGTAGCTTATAACCAGTTAGCCGCATTAATGGGCGGCCATGAGGCAAATTTATACCAGGACCAGGTTTTAAAACCGAACGGTTGGACAGGCTGGCGCTTATTTAAAGTAGGACGCAAAGAAATGGAATCGGCAGAAATATGTTCTTTTTACCTATACCCTGCCGATGGCGGGAAAGTTCCGCACCACAAACCGGGGCAGTACATCAGTATCAAGTTGTTTCTTCCGCAGCTAAATATAAGCCAGATACGCCAATACAGTATTTCAAGTGCGCCAAATGATGATTATTACCGCATTTCGGTAAAACGGGAAGCAGGTGCAAACGTTGATGTTAATGGCATGATAAGCAATTTATTGCATGACGAAATTACCGAAGGCAAACAGGTGGAACTTACCTCGCCGGCAGGTAATTTTACCCTGCCCGATAATTTAGATACGCCGGTAATGTTTATTAGTGGCGGTGTTGGCTTAACCCCCTTAATGAGCATGGTACAGCACTTAACCCAAAAAGGAACAAAACAGCCCATCACCTGGCTTCATGGCTGCCGTAATGAATCGGTACATGCTTTTAAAGACAATATCAATGAGCTGGCAATTAATAATTCAAATTTTAACCAGCATATTTTTTATGATGCACCATCGCCCGAAAACATAGCCGAAGATATTCATGACGGGTATTTAGATATAAAAAGGATTGAAGATCTGCAGCACCATCCACAAACCCGTTATTATTTGTGCGGGCCATCGTTTTTTATCCAAAAACAGTTTAATGACCTGAGAGAATCGGGAATAAATGCCGATAAGATATTTTTTGAAGAATTTGGGCCGCAGCTATTACAGTTAAATTAA
- a CDS encoding TonB-dependent receptor: MQKNSPALGRQTSYRANNKPVKIYYLSKTMHFTATCPSTFVKYRPVLLKVFNGIKLASLFVLLIVSCQASAQVASNGAVKGTVKTADGKAAEYVNITITETSQGAVTTQSGHYLIKSIKPGNYTLVASFIGLQTQTRQVAVTAGETTTINFVLSEGGKQLQEVYIQSAKHNKFLKKETEDVARLPLKNLENPQVYSVVTSELMKEQVVTSYVDGFKNIPGTGVPLVYNNGRTTLLSRGFVTGNFIRNSVAGYNFNSIDPADIEKIEAIKGPTGTLFNSSLASFGGLFNRVTKQPFETARTEITYQTGSFDLNRLTADVNLPLNTDKTVLFRINTALHNEHSFQDAGFNRSFFVAPSITYIVNDRLSVDLNLEIGNSNATSAYRLAPDTKGKIYNVKDLGIDYKRSFANNNVDYLSRQIDVYGLIKYKISDNWKSQTMFNKTYSSTKGFVTLLTLVDSVKKIKQQATKEDYPYYITNVQQNFIGDFKIGQFRNRIVAGVEYYNQKSNNANVTVTMPAISYLDPGAAYNNFTADKLSALVAAATPKASDYVQNNQSSYAAYVSDVFNITDRLNAMASIRIDRFDNKGAYTPADGKITGNFKQTAWSPKLGMVYELVKGQVSLFGNYMNGFNNVSATSFDNTPFKPQYANQWEGGVKVDAWDHKISSTVSYYDISVTNTTMDDPAHAGFSTQAGTQLSKGIEAELIANPFKDFNIVAGFAYNDSKITNAAAGTGLQGLRPANAGPARLANLWMSYRITNGGLQGLGAGVGGNYGSQSYQTNTQTFKFVIPSYITIDATVFYDKPKYRVGFKLDNLTNEKYWSFRLAPQNPTRGTLSLSIKF; this comes from the coding sequence TTGCAAAAAAATAGCCCGGCACTTGGTCGCCAAACTTCATACCGGGCAAATAACAAACCTGTTAAAATTTATTATTTAAGTAAAACTATGCATTTTACCGCTACTTGCCCCTCAACATTCGTTAAATACCGCCCCGTTTTATTAAAAGTATTCAATGGTATAAAACTCGCCTCTTTATTTGTGCTCCTTATTGTCTCTTGCCAGGCATCTGCCCAGGTTGCATCAAACGGAGCTGTAAAAGGAACAGTAAAAACAGCCGACGGTAAAGCCGCCGAATATGTAAATATTACCATTACCGAAACCAGCCAGGGGGCGGTTACCACGCAAAGTGGTCATTATCTGATTAAAAGCATTAAACCAGGCAACTACACATTGGTAGCCAGTTTTATTGGTCTGCAAACCCAAACACGGCAGGTAGCCGTAACCGCTGGCGAGACCACTACTATAAACTTTGTATTAAGCGAAGGCGGCAAGCAATTGCAGGAAGTTTACATACAAAGCGCCAAGCATAACAAGTTTTTGAAAAAAGAAACCGAAGATGTTGCCCGCCTGCCTCTCAAAAATCTTGAGAACCCGCAGGTTTACAGCGTAGTTACCAGCGAACTGATGAAAGAGCAGGTGGTAACCAGCTATGTAGATGGATTCAAAAATATCCCGGGTACCGGCGTTCCGCTGGTATATAACAACGGGCGTACAACCTTGCTGTCGCGCGGTTTTGTAACCGGCAATTTTATCCGTAATAGTGTTGCCGGTTATAACTTTAACAGTATCGATCCGGCAGATATTGAAAAAATAGAGGCCATTAAAGGCCCCACCGGTACCTTATTTAACAGCAGCCTTGCATCGTTTGGCGGTTTGTTTAACCGGGTTACCAAACAACCCTTTGAAACCGCCCGCACCGAAATTACCTACCAAACCGGTAGCTTTGACCTTAACAGGCTTACCGCCGATGTTAACCTGCCCTTAAATACAGATAAAACCGTATTGTTTAGGATTAACACCGCCTTGCATAACGAGCACAGCTTTCAGGATGCCGGTTTTAACCGCAGCTTTTTTGTGGCCCCCAGCATTACCTATATCGTAAACGATCGTTTATCGGTTGATTTAAATTTAGAAATAGGCAATTCAAATGCTACATCGGCCTATCGCCTGGCACCTGATACCAAGGGGAAAATATATAATGTTAAAGACCTGGGGATTGATTACAAACGATCCTTCGCCAATAACAATGTCGACTACCTGAGCAGGCAAATTGACGTTTACGGGCTGATAAAATACAAGATATCAGATAACTGGAAATCGCAAACCATGTTTAACAAAACCTACTCGAGCACCAAGGGCTTTGTTACCCTGTTAACCCTGGTTGATAGTGTAAAGAAGATTAAACAGCAGGCTACCAAAGAAGATTACCCTTACTACATTACCAACGTTCAGCAAAATTTTATAGGCGATTTCAAAATCGGCCAGTTCCGTAACCGTATTGTGGCCGGGGTAGAGTATTATAACCAAAAAAGCAATAATGCCAATGTTACTGTAACCATGCCCGCTATAAGCTACCTTGACCCCGGAGCGGCGTACAATAATTTTACTGCCGATAAACTTTCGGCACTGGTTGCGGCAGCTACGCCTAAAGCCAGCGATTACGTTCAGAATAACCAAAGCTCATACGCGGCCTATGTATCGGATGTATTTAATATTACCGATAGGCTAAACGCCATGGCCAGCATCCGTATTGACAGGTTTGATAACAAAGGCGCTTATACCCCGGCTGATGGCAAAATAACCGGCAATTTTAAGCAAACGGCCTGGTCGCCAAAATTGGGTATGGTTTACGAACTGGTTAAAGGGCAGGTATCGTTATTTGGTAACTATATGAATGGGTTTAACAACGTAAGTGCCACCAGTTTTGATAATACCCCATTTAAGCCGCAATATGCCAACCAGTGGGAAGGCGGCGTAAAGGTTGATGCCTGGGATCATAAAATCAGCTCGACCGTGAGTTATTACGATATTTCGGTAACCAATACCACCATGGACGACCCTGCGCACGCCGGCTTTTCGACCCAGGCAGGCACGCAGCTAAGCAAGGGTATCGAAGCGGAGTTAATTGCCAATCCGTTTAAGGACTTTAATATTGTTGCAGGTTTTGCCTATAATGATAGTAAAATAACCAATGCCGCTGCAGGTACCGGCCTGCAGGGTTTACGCCCGGCTAATGCCGGCCCGGCGCGTTTGGCAAACCTGTGGATGAGCTATCGTATTACCAACGGCGGCTTGCAGGGCCTGGGTGCAGGGGTGGGGGGCAACTACGGCAGTCAATCGTACCAAACCAATACACAAACTTTTAAATTTGTTATCCCGTCATATATCACCATTGATGCCACCGTATTTTACGATAAGCCCAAATACCGCGTAGGATTTAAGCTGGATAACCTGACGAATGAAAAATACTGGTCGTTCCGGTTGGCGCCGCAAAACCCAACACGCGGAACGTTAAGCCTGAGTATTAAGTTTTAA
- a CDS encoding GNAT family N-acetyltransferase produces MIRQALPIDAILLSKLIILAMGNLAPKFVNGRDESEACSLFELFAGKTGNQYSYENALVYEDESGICGMITGYDGAKLATLRKPFLKYIKATYGFEQSVEDETQPGEYYIDCLSVLPGHQGKGIGKKLIGALIEHAADKGYFTTGLLVSKSNPGAKSMYTSKGFKVVDERFFVGDMYEHLQYRFEK; encoded by the coding sequence ATGATACGCCAGGCATTACCAATTGACGCGATCTTGCTTAGTAAGCTCATTATCCTGGCTATGGGCAACCTTGCCCCAAAATTTGTAAACGGCAGAGATGAAAGCGAGGCCTGTTCCCTTTTTGAGTTGTTCGCCGGTAAAACAGGCAATCAATACAGTTATGAGAATGCTTTAGTTTACGAAGATGAAAGCGGCATTTGCGGCATGATCACTGGGTATGATGGCGCTAAGCTGGCTACTTTAAGAAAGCCGTTTTTAAAATACATTAAAGCGACTTATGGATTTGAGCAATCTGTGGAAGACGAAACCCAGCCCGGCGAATATTATATTGATTGCTTAAGCGTGTTGCCCGGTCACCAGGGTAAGGGGATAGGCAAAAAACTGATTGGGGCACTTATTGAACACGCGGCTGATAAAGGATATTTTACAACCGGGCTGTTGGTTAGCAAAAGTAATCCCGGGGCGAAATCTATGTATACCAGCAAGGGTTTTAAGGTGGTGGACGAGCGGTTTTTTGTGGGGGATATGTACGAGCACCTGCAATATAGGTTTGAGAAATAA
- a CDS encoding YdeI/OmpD-associated family protein, which translates to MLKKGEHIEGTPTELQVLLDQEPAAMEFFESLSKSYKQGYCDWVGSAKQEDTRKVRADKAMIMLRNKQKTLKT; encoded by the coding sequence ATGTTAAAAAAAGGCGAACACATTGAAGGTACCCCAACCGAGCTACAGGTACTGCTTGACCAGGAACCCGCAGCTATGGAGTTTTTTGAAAGCCTGTCCAAATCATACAAGCAGGGCTATTGCGATTGGGTAGGCTCGGCAAAGCAGGAAGACACCCGTAAAGTGCGGGCCGATAAGGCAATGATCATGTTGCGAAATAAGCAAAAAACGCTGAAGACTTAA
- a CDS encoding DUF6438 domain-containing protein yields MKQIYKILQRADLKNLKRKYTVNMSDQPKSTITFYTNTGKIVIEDYGLQGEYPLQDLYKIIYKL; encoded by the coding sequence ATGAAGCAAATTTATAAGATACTTCAGCGCGCTGATTTAAAAAATCTCAAAAGAAAATATACTGTTAACATGTCAGATCAGCCCAAATCAACCATAACATTTTATACCAATACCGGCAAAATTGTAATTGAAGATTATGGATTACAGGGAGAATATCCTTTGCAGGACTTATATAAAATAATTTACAAGCTCTGA